In one window of Camelina sativa cultivar DH55 chromosome 15, Cs, whole genome shotgun sequence DNA:
- the LOC104746891 gene encoding probable glucan endo-1,3-beta-glucosidase A6, whose protein sequence is MSRFALFLFTLLVLSSSCCYAIGSQSNRTVLALASRIGINYGKLGNNLPSPYQSINLIKSLKAGHVKLYDADPETLKLLSKTNLYVTIMVPNDQIISIGADQATADNWVATNVLPFYPQTRIRFVLVGNEILSYSSDQDKQIWANLVPAMRKVVNSLRVRGIHNIKVGTPLAMDALRSSFPPSSGAFREDIAVPVMLPLLKFLNGTNSFFFLDVYPYFPWSTDPVNNHLDYALFESNSTYIDPQTGLVYTNLLDQMLDSVIFAMTKLGYPDVRLAISETGWPNAGDILETGANILNAATYNRNLIKKLTANPPLGTPARRGAPIPTFLFSLFNENQKPGSGTERHWGILNHDGTPIYEIDFSGTISSFDKLPKPSNNVPFKGNVWCVAVDGAGEAELGQALNFACGRSNETCAALAPGRECYAPVSVSWHASYAFSSYWAQFRNQSSQCYFNGLARETTTNPGNERCKFPSVTL, encoded by the exons atgtcTCGTTTTGCTCTCTTCCTATTCACTCTCCTTGTCCTTTCAA GTTCATGTTGCTATGCGATTGGTTCCCAAAGCAACAGAACAGTGTTAGCACTTGCAAGCAGGATTGGGATCAACTATGGGAAATTAGGCAacaatcttccttctccttaCCAATCAATCAACCTCATCAAATCCCTTAAAGCTGGCCACGTCAAGCTCTACGACGCTGATCCAGAAACCCTAAAGCTACTCTCTAAGACCAATCTTTACGTCACCATCATGGTCCCTAACGACCAGATCATTTCAATTGGCGCTGATCAAGCCACTGCTGACAACTGGGTTGCCACCAATGTCCTTCCTTTCTACCCACAAACCAGAATCCGATTCGTCCTCGTTGGAAACGAAATCCTCAGCTACAGTTCTGATCAAGACAAGCAAATATGGGCCAATCTAGTCCCTGCCATGCGTAAAGTTGTGAATTCTCTTAGAGTTCGTGGGATTCACAACATCAAAGTCGGGACTCCTCTAGCCATGGACGCTCTTCGTTCGAGTTTTCCTCCCTCGAGTGGTGCGTTCCGTGAAGATATCGCTGTCCCGGTGATGTTACCGTTGTTGAAGTTTCTCAACGGAacaaactctttcttctttcttgatgTTTACCCTTACTTCCCTTGGTCCACTGATCCGGTTAATAACCATCTGGATTACGCTCTTTTCGAGTCTAATTCGACTTATATCGATCCtcaaaccggtttggtttacaCCAATCTTCTAGACCAGATGCTCGATTCGGTTATCTTTGCAATGACCAAGCTCGGTTATCCGGACGTCCGTCTCGCAATTTCGGAAACCGGGTGGCCTAATGCCGGTGATATCCTCGAAACCGGTGCCAATATTCTCAATGCCGCGACATATAACCGGAATTTGATCAAGAAGTTGACCGCTAACCCACCACTCGGTACACCAGCTAGGCGCGGTGCACCTATACCGACGTTTCTGTTCTCCTTGTTCAACGAAAACCAAAAACCCGGTTCGGGAACCGAGAGGCATTGGGGCATTTTGAATCATGACGGTACACCTATCTACGAAATCGATTTCAGCGGTACAATTTCAAGCTTCGATAAGTTGCCTAAACCGAGTAACAATGTTCCGTTCAAGGGAAATGTGTGGTGTGTGGCGGTAGATGGGGCAGGCGAGGCAGAGTTAGGGCAGGCACTCAACTTTGCTTGCGGAAGAAGCAATGAAACTTGTGCAGCGTTGGCGCCGGGGAGAGAGTGTTACGCGCCGGTCTCTGTATCTTGGCATGCAAGCTATGCATTTAGCTCATACTGGGCTCAGTTCCGGAACCAAAGCTCTCAATGCTACTTTAATGGCTTGGCCCGTGAGACGACGACCAACCCTG GAAATGAGCGTTGCAAGTTCCCTAGCGTTACCCTGTGA
- the LOC104746892 gene encoding probable acyl-activating enzyme 16, chloroplastic isoform X1, with product MASTSLGPSILVSHGSPAPQFQVSGVRLVFGYKGFDRRRASRRGFRVLCESTIQEKELRRCSPFLERSSLPKEAALRSNEWRAVPDIWRSSVEKYGDKVAVVDPYHDPPSTFTYRQLEQEILDFVEGLRVVGVKADEKIALFADNSCRWLVADQGIMATGAVNVVRGSRSSIEELLQIYCHSESVALVVDNPEFYNRIAESFSYKAPPRFVILLWGDKSSLVTVGRQTPVYSYNEIKRFGQERRAKFARSNDARKYEYEFIDPDDTATIMYTSGTTGNPKGVMLTHQNLLHQIRNLSDFVPAEAGERFLSMLPSWHAYERACEYFIFTCGVEQKYTSIRFLKDDLKQYQPHYLISVPLVYETLYSGIQKQISTSSPARKFVALTLIKVSLAYMEMRRISEGLCLTKNQKPPMYVVSLVDWLWARVVAFVLLPLHMLAEKLVHREIRSSVGITKAGVSGGGSLPMHVDKFFEAIGVNVQNGYGLTETSPVVSARRLNCNVLGSVGHPIKDTEFKIVDPETGSDLPPGSKGIVKVRGRPVMKGYYKNPLATKQVIDEDGWFNTGDMGWITPQHSVGRSRSCGGVIVLEGRAKDTIVLSTGENVEPLEIEEAAMRSNLIQQIVVIGQDQRRLGAIIIPNKEAAEGAAKQKISPLDPEVNELSKETITSMVYEELRKWTSQCSFQVGPVLIVDEPFTIDNGLMTPTMKIRRDKVVDQYKNEIERLYK from the exons ATGGCGTCAACGTCTCTGGGACCTTCGATTCTCGTTTCTCACGGCTCCCCTGCTCCTCAATTTCAAGTTTCTGGGGTCAGGTTGGTGTTTGGTTACAAGGGTTTTGACCGCAGAAGAGCTTCACGACGGGGATTTCGAGTTCTCTGCGAGTCCACG ATTCAGGAGAAGGAGTTAAGGCGGTGTTCTCCTTTCTTGGAACGCTCATCTTTGCCAAAGGAGGCTGCTTTACGCTCTAATGAATGGAGGGCTGTTCCTGATATTTGGAGATCATCTGTTGAGAAGTACGGTGACAAAGTTGCGGTGGTGGATCCCTATCATGACCCGCCATCTACGTTCACGTACAGACAG TTGGAACAAGAAATCTTGGACTTTGTTGAGGGTTTGCGAGTCGTTGGAGTGAAAGCAGATGAGAAGATTGCACTTTTCGCTGATAACTCTTGTCGATGGCTTGTTGCGGATCAAG GTATAATGGCTACAGGAGCAGTCAATGTTGTTAGAGGATCCAGATCCTCTATTGAAGAGTTACTGCAGATATACTGTCATTCGGAAAG TGTAGCTCTTGTTGTGGATAACCCTGAGTTTTACAACCGCATTGCTGAGTCATTTTCTTACAAAGCACCTCCAAGATTTGTGATTCTTCTATGGGGAGACAAATCGTCGTTGGTTACAGTGGGTAGGCAGACACCAGTCTATAGTTACAACGAAATTAAAAGATTTGGACAAGAGAGACGTGCAAAATTTGCAAGATCTAATGATGCTA GGAAGTATGAATATGAATTCATCGATCCAGATGATACAGCCACAATTATGTATACCAGCGGAACCACGGGAAATCCAAAAGGTGTTATGCTCACACATCAGAATTTGTTACACCAG ATAAGAAATTTATCCGACTTTGTGCCTGCTGAAGCTGGGGAAAGATTTCTAAGTATGTTGCCATCATGGCATGCCTATGAACGGGCTTGTGAATACTTCATATTTACATGTGGAGTAGAGCAAAAGTATACGTCTATAAGATTCTTAAAG GATGATCTCAAGCAGTATCAACCACACTATCTCATTTCAGTTCCTTTAGTATATGAGACACTCTACAG TGGGATTCAAAAGCAAATTTCTACAAGCTCCCCTGCTCGTAAATTTGTGGCGCTTACATTGATCAAAGTCAGCCTTGCATATATGGAGATGAGAAGAATTTCTGAG GgtctttgtttgacaaaaaatcaaaagccTCCAATGTATGTTGTTTCGTTGGTGGATTGGTTATGGGCGAGAGTAGTTGCGTTTGTCCTATTGCCATTGCATATGTTGGCTGAAAAGCTTGTCCACAGAGAAATCCGTTCATCTGTTGGAATAACAAAG GCTGGTGTTAGCGGAGGTGGTAGTTTACCGATGCATGTTGACAAGTTTTTCGAG GCCATCGGTGTGAATGTACAAAATGGGTATGGTTTGACAGAAACCTCACCGGTTGTCTCTGCGCGGAGGCTTAACTGTAAT GTTCTTGGCTCAGTTGGGCACCCTATTAAAGATACAGAATTCAAAATTGTAGATCCTGAGACCGGTTCTGATCTTCCACCTGGTTCAAAGGGCATTGTCAAAGTCAGAGGCCGACCGGTGATGAAAGGTTACTATAAG AATCCACTGGCCACCAAGCAAGTTATAGATGAAGATGGATGGTTCAATACTGGAGATATGGGTTGGATTACTCCTCAGCATTCAGTAGGACGGAGTCGTAGCTGTGGAGGTGTCATCGTTCTTGAAGGCCGTGCGAAGGACACAATTGTACTTTCCACAG GTGAAAATGTGGAACCAttggagattgaagaagcagCCATGAGAAGCAATTTGATTCAACAGATAGTGGTTATTGGACAG GATCAACGCCGCCTCGGAGCTATTATTATCCCAAACAAAGAAGCAGCAGAAGGAGCAGCAAAGCAGAAAATTTCACCTCTAGATCCTGAAGTCAATGAACTTAGCAAGGAGACGATAACTAGCATGGTCTACGAAGAACTGAGGAAATG GACATCACAATGCTCGTTCCAAGTTGGACCGGTTCTGATCGTGGATGAGCCTTTCACG ATAGACAACGGATTAATGACACCGACGATGAAAATAAGACGGGACAAGGTGGTTGATCAATACAAGAATGAAATAGAAAGACTCTACAAGTAG
- the LOC104746892 gene encoding probable acyl-activating enzyme 16, chloroplastic isoform X2, which translates to MRRLHFSLITLVDGLLRIKVLVCLPTLYYFMPGIMATGAVNVVRGSRSSIEELLQIYCHSESVALVVDNPEFYNRIAESFSYKAPPRFVILLWGDKSSLVTVGRQTPVYSYNEIKRFGQERRAKFARSNDARKYEYEFIDPDDTATIMYTSGTTGNPKGVMLTHQNLLHQIRNLSDFVPAEAGERFLSMLPSWHAYERACEYFIFTCGVEQKYTSIRFLKDDLKQYQPHYLISVPLVYETLYSGIQKQISTSSPARKFVALTLIKVSLAYMEMRRISEGLCLTKNQKPPMYVVSLVDWLWARVVAFVLLPLHMLAEKLVHREIRSSVGITKAGVSGGGSLPMHVDKFFEAIGVNVQNGYGLTETSPVVSARRLNCNVLGSVGHPIKDTEFKIVDPETGSDLPPGSKGIVKVRGRPVMKGYYKNPLATKQVIDEDGWFNTGDMGWITPQHSVGRSRSCGGVIVLEGRAKDTIVLSTGENVEPLEIEEAAMRSNLIQQIVVIGQDQRRLGAIIIPNKEAAEGAAKQKISPLDPEVNELSKETITSMVYEELRKWTSQCSFQVGPVLIVDEPFTIDNGLMTPTMKIRRDKVVDQYKNEIERLYK; encoded by the exons ATGAGAAGATTGCACTTTTCGCTGATAACTCTTGTCGATGGCTTGTTGCGGATCAAG GTATTGGTATGTTTACCTACTCTTTACTACTTTATGCCAGGTATAATGGCTACAGGAGCAGTCAATGTTGTTAGAGGATCCAGATCCTCTATTGAAGAGTTACTGCAGATATACTGTCATTCGGAAAG TGTAGCTCTTGTTGTGGATAACCCTGAGTTTTACAACCGCATTGCTGAGTCATTTTCTTACAAAGCACCTCCAAGATTTGTGATTCTTCTATGGGGAGACAAATCGTCGTTGGTTACAGTGGGTAGGCAGACACCAGTCTATAGTTACAACGAAATTAAAAGATTTGGACAAGAGAGACGTGCAAAATTTGCAAGATCTAATGATGCTA GGAAGTATGAATATGAATTCATCGATCCAGATGATACAGCCACAATTATGTATACCAGCGGAACCACGGGAAATCCAAAAGGTGTTATGCTCACACATCAGAATTTGTTACACCAG ATAAGAAATTTATCCGACTTTGTGCCTGCTGAAGCTGGGGAAAGATTTCTAAGTATGTTGCCATCATGGCATGCCTATGAACGGGCTTGTGAATACTTCATATTTACATGTGGAGTAGAGCAAAAGTATACGTCTATAAGATTCTTAAAG GATGATCTCAAGCAGTATCAACCACACTATCTCATTTCAGTTCCTTTAGTATATGAGACACTCTACAG TGGGATTCAAAAGCAAATTTCTACAAGCTCCCCTGCTCGTAAATTTGTGGCGCTTACATTGATCAAAGTCAGCCTTGCATATATGGAGATGAGAAGAATTTCTGAG GgtctttgtttgacaaaaaatcaaaagccTCCAATGTATGTTGTTTCGTTGGTGGATTGGTTATGGGCGAGAGTAGTTGCGTTTGTCCTATTGCCATTGCATATGTTGGCTGAAAAGCTTGTCCACAGAGAAATCCGTTCATCTGTTGGAATAACAAAG GCTGGTGTTAGCGGAGGTGGTAGTTTACCGATGCATGTTGACAAGTTTTTCGAG GCCATCGGTGTGAATGTACAAAATGGGTATGGTTTGACAGAAACCTCACCGGTTGTCTCTGCGCGGAGGCTTAACTGTAAT GTTCTTGGCTCAGTTGGGCACCCTATTAAAGATACAGAATTCAAAATTGTAGATCCTGAGACCGGTTCTGATCTTCCACCTGGTTCAAAGGGCATTGTCAAAGTCAGAGGCCGACCGGTGATGAAAGGTTACTATAAG AATCCACTGGCCACCAAGCAAGTTATAGATGAAGATGGATGGTTCAATACTGGAGATATGGGTTGGATTACTCCTCAGCATTCAGTAGGACGGAGTCGTAGCTGTGGAGGTGTCATCGTTCTTGAAGGCCGTGCGAAGGACACAATTGTACTTTCCACAG GTGAAAATGTGGAACCAttggagattgaagaagcagCCATGAGAAGCAATTTGATTCAACAGATAGTGGTTATTGGACAG GATCAACGCCGCCTCGGAGCTATTATTATCCCAAACAAAGAAGCAGCAGAAGGAGCAGCAAAGCAGAAAATTTCACCTCTAGATCCTGAAGTCAATGAACTTAGCAAGGAGACGATAACTAGCATGGTCTACGAAGAACTGAGGAAATG GACATCACAATGCTCGTTCCAAGTTGGACCGGTTCTGATCGTGGATGAGCCTTTCACG ATAGACAACGGATTAATGACACCGACGATGAAAATAAGACGGGACAAGGTGGTTGATCAATACAAGAATGAAATAGAAAGACTCTACAAGTAG